CCGGTCGCCGGGCGCCACCGCCGGGAGCgcgagcagcggcgggcgggtCTGGGGCAATGAGCTGAGCTGATGAGCTGTGACTGGAGTGGAGGGCAGTACTGCTGCTCTGCTGCCTCACCTCGGGGCCGCCCAATTAATTGGGGCGGGTGGGGCGGgtgcgcgcgcggcggggccgCTGGATGCGACCGGTCGGGGGATCGGACGGCGCAGATCGGCCCGTTGATTTACCGCGGGTGTCGGTGAAAAAAAGGTACGGGGGCTAGAATATATACTCGGGGCCCACGTAGAACAGCGATCGTAAGTTGAGTAAATTCTGCGCGTTAATAGTTTTGTGTTTGTTGCCCTCGGGCACTGTTCATTACGGGGCGTTGACCGGTCAAATCTGTCTCCTTGCGTTCTGGGTTTGCTAGCCTGCGGTGTTTTAATGCGATTTTCAATTTTAATTTGGGTTTCCGAGGTTAGGAGATGGGAAGATTTTGTGGTGGCATACCTGCCCCAGTGTCCATGGTCAGGTGCTGAAAGGTTGCTCATTTTTCGTAGGGCACTGTTcgacctttctttctttttttcgaaATGGTTCAAGCGATTGCTAAGGTACAAATATACCACTTGTTCAATAATGCAATGCTTATTCTATTTTATATACACAGTCTCTAAGGTCAGGCgttggtttttttttctaaaaaatatatacGTGTCATTTATATAtccaaaaaaatcaatatgAAAGCATTTTGAATCACGGATCTAGTTCTATACCTTTTGCACACTAAACATACTTGTGATTTAACTAAATGCTCATCAAAATATGGAGAGCTTTAATTTAAATTTGTTGCCTAACTAACTTGGTAATTCTATTCATTTTGAAACATGCCCTTCCTTTTTCCTTGGATCATGTTTTTTGCGATAACTGCGCTCCTAGCAAATCCAACCGTTTGCTCGTGTatcaatatttttcttgtgaTCCAGAAATACAACTGTGCCTCCCCTTCTCCAATTCTTTTACCACTCTATCAACCTCTATTGCCTGGTTATTCTCCAGAGAGTCCTCAGCTCCCTGCACCAACTAATGGAATCGGTCGACAATCGACATGCACCGGTgcaaaaggagaagggaaaaaaaaggctaGTTCAGTTCCTCCCGTGTAGCCAGCAGCAAAGGTCGAGCCTTCATTGTTCATATTTGGCAAAATGACGGTGAGGTATAGGATATTACAAGGAGGACTCTGTCTTGTGCTTTCCCATAAAACCAATACCGTTTAGGAGGAGAAATGGTGGGTTAACGGTGGACGGTTTGATACACGGTTTGCGTGGCAGAGTGCTAAGAGAAATGAATCAAACCTTGGTCTATTGTAGTGGTCAGTAGAGTAAGTTACTAACTTTTACAGTGTAGTGTTTTCTTTTGCAGGGGACGTGAGAAGGAAAAGCTAAGAAATACGATTGGCAGAATACTATTGCTATGCTTGGCAATCAGCATGGGTATAATGTCCGAAAGTTTATATTGATGATATGGCTCTAAGAAGAGGATACTCCAGTTCATAACGACATAAGTTATATCCTCGAGGACTGTAAACTGTAGAATGGTAACCTACCGATCCCAAAGTTGTACCCAATAACTCCTTCCTCTTTTTTCCACtttttagtactccctccgttccaaattgtaggtcgttttgacttttctaggttcatagatattattatgcatctagatatagtgtatgtctagattcataataatatctatgaatctaaaagagctaaaacgacctacaatttggaacggagggagtagttattaTGTTCGGAtgcgtttggttttgggacgatgtgggttgggttggagccgacccacttgTGGGTCGGAACCGACCCATCCCGTGTTTGAATGgggggttggagccgacccagtcttttgtttggttggagaaatTGAGAAGGTTGGATGGATGTCCTTTTAACACCATTAGTGGTGGGGCGTTGGATAGATGTCCTTTTAACACCATTAGTGGTGGGGCCCACCTATCAGCCTCttattttttcccctcccttccatcttcttcctcctctcctcccgcaACCCATCCTCCTCCAGTCCCCAGCCACCGACGCGCCCCCCTCCCTGCTTCCTACGCCGCCATCccccacctgcgccgccgcccctgcctccccagacccccgcgcgccgccgcccgtgcctccctagctccctgcgccgccgcccctaccTCCTCAGacccctgcgcgccgccgcccctgccttcccagctccctgcgccgccgccccgtgccTGAGCCCCCTCTCTGCGCCGGCCCGAGCGGCCCCACCGCCAGCCAGaacccgcccccgccgccggcctcagCTCCCTCCCCGTGCCGGCCTGAGGGGCCGCGGCCATGGGGCGCCGCGGAGTAGGAGCCACGGAGGAGCTgcgccggcggccatggggcAGGCGGCTGCGGGAGGGCGCCGGGTGAGCGGAGGGTGAGCCGGCGGTGGGCAGGCGGTGGCAGGGTCGGGTGGACAGCGGCGGCATCGGGCGAGCGCGAGAAacggacgacgacgccgtccaaCTAGGTCGAGACGGTCCCTTCGTTCTGGAAGAACCGGATGAACCCAGATATTGAGGGAATATTCCCGATATGGGATGAACCCAACCCACTTCTTCTACAACCAAACAtgggtcgaagtgggtcggctccaatccaacccacttcgacccaCTAACCAAACACACGGTTCCTTTCTCTCGAATCTTTGCCAATTGGCTCCCTGTCTCATCCATTTTTTCTATCTACAATGTACTCTTCTCATTGGTATCTAGTGGCGTCAGCTATAAGTTTGGTTTGGTCACCAGCATCGGATTTAGTAATCGGCAGTCCATCAGAAGGTTAcacaagtggtagatttgtaggtgggggagatcATGAGACAAGAACTCGAGTGGTAACATAggggcgcaaggtttagacaggttcgggcctccagagagtaataccctacgtcctacgTCCTCTAGAGAGTTAATGTTAGGTGGGATGAGTTACCCACGGGGGCACCCCTGAccgtcttatataggctgacggcctaaggttacaatcggataggatctgatgatcctagtcggttgttacatggaaagaaatctgagtcggtttacaacgagtatcccgtgatatccagGCAGAGTCCGTTCGCCCAACCTCTAGACTTATGCTCCACGTATCTTTATACCTTAGTCCGCATGGTATGGTCGGGCGGGCTCACTTGTCAGGTCAACCAGTATCCTAATCAGTGGGAACCCATGAGTACCCTTATCCCAGCAACGTGAAAGTTAAATTGTAGATACACTAGTACATAGGATTATAATAAAACACAAACATTCTACGATActttctccgttccaaattatagactaTTTTGACTTTTGTAGATTCATAGTCTTTGTTATATACTTAGATATACATATTTATACCATATGTCTAAATGAATAATAAtaactatatatatatctatgtatctagaaaaatcgcAACGactttggaacggaaggagtatattttttttaatacctcGAGTGCATGCAATGACGCAATGTTCAAGCTGAGGTCTCCGATCAGAGAACGCGGAGGTCAGTGGAGCGCGGAGAAAGAAGAACAGTGACCAGTCGTAGAATACTTGTAGGAGCGTCTCGCAGGCAGACATCCTTCGTGCGAAAAGAGGAAAAGCCACGCATTTTCTCTCGAACGGGGAGAGAGCGAGCCCCCGGCCAGAGACGGAGCAAAATATTTGAAAAGGAGGAGGATAGCTGTCATCAGtcatcacagattcacagtaCTGCTCGTGTAGGTAAAGAATCCGCGCCGGGCGATCAGATCCGTAggcttttttttccttatgcaCGAGATCACCCCCTTTGTTCTTTAATCGCAGCCAGTGCCTAGTAGCAGATCAAAAAGGTGATTACCGCCGGCCAATGCAAGAGGTCTAGGCGCCTCGGACCACCACAGGTGTCGTTTCGAGCCGCAcagccggcggcgaccgcgccgaGCACGGCGTGCGTGCGCTCGCTGCTGCACGATCGGCTCGACCCCGTCTGGCGTTTTTTTACCGTCCGGTTTACCGGAATGGCCGGCGAGCTGCGTCCTGCGCGGACTGATGGAAACGGGCAAGACGAAAGAGAAGGAAGTGGAGCGTGAGGCTGGATACCCCGCTGTTGTCCTCTTGCGCGCGGGGAACGGGTGGCCGAGGTGGGAGCGCGTGGCGGGGCCCGGGTGCGGAGCACATGGGCGTCCACGTGCTGCCGCAGAGTCCTCGTTTCCCTCCGTGCCTCCGCCCCGCGCGTCGCAACCCCCCGACCGAAGCCACGCCAATCATGGCGCGCGCCCGTGCCCGTCGCGGCTCGCgtcgcctgcctgcctgccctcGGCGTCACGGCACGAGCCGTTGGCAAGACTAGAGGAgagagccggccggccggccggcgggcggcggccgagccGAGCGGATGCTGTGGCTGCTGGCCTAAACGCCGCTCACGGCGCGCGTCCTTTGCCTTTGCCTTGGTTCCGGCCTCTACAGTGTGGCATGGTGGCTGGTGCTGACCTGAGCTGAGCTGCCTTTTTGCTTGGCAGCGTCTGCCTGTCGCGGCACGTCTCCTTGCCCTTGTGTGTGTCATCCGGGGCGGGTGGGGACGGATGGTGCCTGCCTGACGCGAGGCCTGCTGCATTCATGCGTGCTCTGGATCGGTCGGATCGGCTGCGCGCAGGTGGTGCGGCTTTGCTTCGGCCATGGGTTTCGTTTCTGCAAGAGTACGGCCGGCGCCTTTGTTTTGCTTAGTGACGGCACTGCGAGGGGATGATCCGGGGAAAGGGAAGAGAGGTGGGTCGTCAGAAAAAAGCAGAGAAGCGTAAAGATTACATGCTAGTACTAGTCTTACGGCATGACATCGACAGTAATCGTCTGTTCGGCTGTTCCATCAATGCAGCTCCCAGCTGGGATCGGACAATTTCATCAGCGTATGGAGTAGAGAGAGGTGAGACACTTGGACTGGCTCGCCTGCATCGAAATGACGCCCAATGGGGGAATGGAAGTAACTGGAACGACCAACCATGGGCCTAGGGCCCAAAACTGAAACGGACAACGAACGTGATCCGCTCACCACCAATCGGGCGCCCAGCCCATATTCTTCGAGATCCagatttttttccatttttagtTTTACCAAAAAATAATCGGGCTCGGGCCTAAAATGCCTGGATTATTTATAACTACCAAGGCTTATAAGGGGATGTAAGCATggttattattatattatagGAACCATATAAAAGCAAATTAGGCCCTTCACGTTATGAGGAAAAAATGCTACACGTTTAAGATTCAAACCTCGTAACCTAGAACCAAGAATTAGTCTTTGAATATGAAAAGTTTGCGATTCAAAAGTGATACACTGTATTTGTCATTAGAAATTTATTTGTAATGATAAACTTTTGTTGGCACAGATGATATGTTATAAGTAAATTAACACTATGTATAGCGTCGTTGACTTTTTCCTCCCACTTCAACCAATAATATCTGTTTGATAAATTAGTTAAATAAATTAAATGAGTAACTACGATCAAAAGTACTTTAGATTTTAGATTCAACTTGTAGATTTAACTATTTGCATAAATATTTGTAAAACATATGAATAGTCAAATGAGTAAAAAAAAAGTCCATGGCTCCTAAATATTTGTAGATTTTACTCGATTGTTACATAGTCGTTCCTTTAAGAAAGGAGGTAGTAATAGTCGAGGTGTGATTTTGAAATACCGGACCAAGTTAAACCATAACTTATACTttaggagagagagggggagcaTTTAGAACTTTTGTACGGCAAAAAGAGTTCATGAGGACATCAGGGTAAATGAAGATGAAGGACATAAAACGGGAAGAAGCAGTGTTCGTGGGTAATAGAGGTTTAAGAAAGTCCCATGAAAAGAGGTGGAAGTAGAGCAGTCCCATGAAAAAGAGGTGGACGTGTTGGTGGGTTGCattaggccagtctcaatgcTATTTCATTAGCATTAAATTTATACCACACCAGTATAATTGGTGACTTCATTATTATGAGGAGAAATGAGAGGAAAATTTCATCATATAAGAGAGgtgtttcatccccatgacatCCATTAGGCTCGGTTACCAAGTTTTTTTAGTAATGGATAAATAATCCGATTTCAACCTCCTAGGAATCAGTCCCACAAATTATTACACTTAGTATGCTTGCACTACATGCTCACATGCACGACTATTGTTTATATTTTCATCATACATGATTAAAAATCAATCCGTAAACTAAAAGTCCATCCATGGAAGGTGAAAAAAATGAAGCGTTGAAGTCTCTAACTTTCGGCATGCTTGGATCATCGTATCCTTTTGCTCATCATGACACTGTAATTGTGCCCATTGTCGGAGCCAATAAGTTCCCCTGAATAAGACCTGCATAAAAGTTTTCGGTTGACATTTATCAAAAACCACATCATTTCTCGTTAGCCAAATTGCCCAAAGTAAAACCGTTGCCCTGTCAATAAGTTTAAGTTTGGTTTGTGTCCCCTTTGTTTTATCCAATTATTGAATAGATCATTGGTGTTAATTGGAGGAACAATACTAAACACATATGTACAACCCTCCACAGGAATCTAGCATAAGCACAATAAAAAAACAAGTGTTTAATGGACTCTTCCACGTTACAAAAGCAACAAGATTTACTATCATTCCAATTCCTTCTTGCTAGATTATCTTTTGTCAACATAACCCCATTCTTCAAGTACCACAAAAAGATCTTGATTTTCAATGGTAACTTGGTGCGTCAAATTTCCTGTGAGACTTTAAATCCACTATTGACAATATGCTTATACATAGAGTGTACCGAGAAAGATCCATTCGCATGTAAAGACCATATAAAAGTATCTCTTCCCTCCTGCAAATTTATATTTACTAATCTTGATACCAGGTTATGCCATTCTTGTAACTTATCACCTACTAAAGCCTTCCTAAAGGATATATTTAAAGGTGCTGAGTTACAAACTTCTGCAACCGTAGTATATCTTCGACGAGCAATATTATAGAGAGATGGGTACTGTGATTTCAATGTCTCGTTACCCAACCATATATCTTCCGAGAACCTAATTTGCGTGCCCTCCTGCAACTTGAAACTACATAAACTAAGGAACTTATCCTTCACACTCATGAGACTCGTCCAAAAATGAGAgtctcctggtttcttgttaaCTTAACCTAAAGTCTTATTTTTAAGTACTTATTTCTCAGCAATTCTTAGCAAATTCCATCCTCATTACACAGGTAAACACTTATTCTGTATATCAAGGTTTTATATTCCCATCCCTCCTTGTTCTTTTGCTGGACAAAACACTCCGTTTTACTAATCTATATTTCTTTTTATGTTGATCATATTGCCAGAAAAATCTTGATCTGTaataatctaattttttgagAACACCCCTAGGGATCTCAAAAAAGGATAGCATGAGCATTGGTAGGCTTGATAGCACCGAGTTAATCAACACTAACCTTCCTCCTAGAGATATTAATTTTCCTTTCCACCCACTTAATCTCTTCTCAAAACGTTATTCTATTGCCTTCCAATCATTATTGGTCAGCTTTCTATAGTGCATTGGAATACCAAGGTAGGATATGAACCTAGCTTGCATCCAAACAAACTTGAATATATAGTTTCTTTTTGTTTAGCTTGACCAAAGCAGAAAATTTCGCTCTTATGGAAGTTATTTTTCAGGCCTAATAAttgtttgaaaatatttttcaccTTTTCAATATCATGTTCTGTGAAAATCAGAGTGTCATTTGCATATTGCAATATAGACAAGCCATCTTCTACCAAGTGTGGTACAACCCCTTGCACTTGTTCGTCCTCCTTTGCTCTAGCAATGATGATAGCCAGCATATCGACCACTATATTAAATAGTAACGGTGATAGTGGATCACCCTGCCGCGAACCTTTTTTAGTTTGGAAGTATGAGCCCATTTGTTCGTTAACCTTTATGCCCACATTTCCTCCTTGAGTAAATGCTTGCATCCAATTACACCATATTTCCAAGAACCCTTCATTCTTAAAGTCTATTGCACGAAATCCCACTTTATTTTATCATACGCTTTCTCAAAatcaattttaaaaataattccATTTTAACTCATGAATTGTTTCATGTAGAATGACTGCCCCCTCCATAATATTTCTACGTGGAAGGAAGGCTATTTGAGACGGtctaattattttttatgctaTTCTTGTCTATTTGTGGCCACCGTAGTGAAAATCTTGAAACTTACATTTAGCAGACATATTGGTCTATactgctgatttttttttcacattacTACTTTTTAGTAGTAGAATCATAGTACCAAAGTTTAAGCTATGGAGAGGCAGGAGAAGTCTTCGAATAGAGCCATCAAGTCATCTTTAATCACATGCTAGAAAACTTGATAGAACTTTATTAGAATCCCATCCGAAACTAGGTGCTTTATTATATTCCATTTTAAAAACTGCATCTCGTACTTCCTCTTTAGAAAATGTATCAGTCAGCATATTATTCTCTTCCCTCGTAACCTGCGATACGTCATCACGACGTGACTCATCTATTAGCACGTTGTTCCTCTCCGGTGGCCCAAAAGGATTCTTATAATATTTGGTAATATACCTACCTTTTTAATTCAGTATCACCACATATTATTCCTTTCTCCTCCTCTAGTCGGAAAATACGtgtttttctatatttttcattAGCCACTAATTGGAAATATTTAGTATTTGCATCTCCCTCTAGAAGATCATCTTTAGTTTTCGCTCTTTGGTACCATTTTAACTCTTCTTCTCTTAAAAGTTGTGCAAGTCTCTTATTGAGTATATGTTTTAGATCAACTTCACGAGACGTTAGTAGAGTTGTTTCCCCCTTTTTATCTGATTCATCAAGTTTGTTGAggagctgattttttttcttttttctatgtACCACTCACATTTTTAGCCCGCCACCTAAGATCCGTTGGAGGAGCCGGTTGCAAACGCGCAACAACCTCAGGTACCTCCACGGAAAATTACCCCCACGATCGGAAGCTTCTCCGCTCTCCTCTGTTTCCTTCCCGACGAAGCAGCAGCTGCAACGACTCGACTCCCACCCAAATCAAACCAAAAACCAATCCGCCGCCCTCCCAatccccagctcccgccgcccCGCACCACCGCCCGGGCCTCCACCCCCGGCGATCGACGCAGCGGCATCGTTGCCGGCAGCCCCGCTTCTGCACCTCCCGCCTCGATGGGGAGCGACGCGGAGCCCGCCAAGGGGCTGCTGCCATACCTGCAGCGCGCCGACGAGCTGCAGAAGCACGAGCCCCTCGTCGCCTACTACTGTGAGCGCTCGCTGCTCCCCCTCCTCCGGGGTTCCTTCCGAATCGCAGCCGATTGGCTAGGGTTCTGATTTGATTTGGTTCGGTGCGGGTTTGGGCAGGTCGGCTCTACGCGATGGAGAAGGGGCTGAGGATCCCGCAGAAGGAGCGCACCAAGACCACCAACTCCATCCTCATCTCCCTCATGAACCAGCTCGAGAAGGTCTGTGCTTGCATCTGGGTCTCTTTTCTCTTGTTCAGTTGGACTAAGAAGTTGCGGTGGTTAATTTTCGTTTTAGATCTATTCATTATACGGAGTATATGCTTGTGGCAGCAGGCAGAAAAGTATTACTCTGTGTGCCTTGGCAAAACGTTTCTAATTTTCTATATAACAAGTATTTGTACCACTGGGCTGTTCCATTGATATAGAAATATAGATTCTATTTGGATATGCTGAACCAAAACAATGTATGTATCAAGGGTGCTACTTGAGTGGGAGTCTATGCTCGATTACTTCTAGTATTCATGCTTACCTTTCCTAAAATTGTGGAGCTTGACTTGGTACCATGCTGTGTAACAATTTGTGGACAAGCCGCTGCTCACCATAGCATTAACCTGGCATGGTGCAAGCATGCCCGCGACTAGCACTCACATGTGgtacaaattttatttaaaaaaatctgCAACTAGTATTTTTTAGCACTCGTGATgctaaacaaaaaaagaaaatttaacTTGAAATTGCCTTCGATGTATATCATGTGGATCATATTTATGCCAACACTAGATCCATCTCTTACATTTTGGAGATTGGAATGtatcttgttttgtttttaAAGTTTATTTAGTATAAGCGCTTGTAAGAAGAAACTGCTATGGCCCATTTTGGCAATAGCTTGCAAGAAGAATATGGATATAAACCAATTTCTCTATATGCCTTTGCTAAGTGTTCGATGAATTGAAAGGAGAAATCTGTGTAGTCCCATAACAACATCTGAGTTCTAACAATCCGAGAACTTTATGTGTATGTGGGCCGGAAAGACTATCATATTCCCATATGACTTTCAGGTTCTTGACAATACCTTGAGGAAATATTATCAACTTAATTAGATACCTTTTTCCTTTGCAATGAGGGAAACACTATTTTTGATTCGCATTGGCATGCATCGACTAGGGTATTTGTAATTCTAAAGTAGTTTCTGGTTGTTCGCAATTGTGGTTTTGTGTCCTCTAGCTGTTTATGGCTAGATGCTAATTGACCTTGGAATTTGTGGTCATTGTTATAAAGGATTGCAATAGGGAATTTAGCAGTTGCCCCCACCTTTAGTAGCTCCTGTCGTCAGCATTATATGTGTGGTAACGGTGAAAAGAAGACCTTTTTTCGTTGATAATGTTGGATTAACGCTACCTAAGCAATATGTATATTATTAAAACAGGTAAAAAATACTTTTAAGTATTGAATTTTACCTACTCATGCACCAAATGACATGAATGACTTGTGCTGAATTTTTAGACGAAAATCACTTTTATTAATTTAATTGTCTGTCTTTTTTATCCTCTCCATTCTGACTTTTTATAGCTGCAGATTATTTCATTTACACCCTAGAACATTATTGCCCACTCCTAATATGTTATCTTATCCTCCAGGACAAGAAAACCTTGACTTTGGGGCCAGACGACAACCTTCATTTGGAGGGATTTGCATTAAATGTTTTTGCTAAAGCAGATAAACAGGACCGTGCTGGACGAGCTGACATGTATTGCACTAGAAAAAAATTCTCATTATGCTCCCATCATTGTGATACCATCTATTTACAAAGTCTCCCTAAtgcatgctatttttttttttcagaaacacAGCTAAGACCTTCTATGCTGCGAGCATCTTCTTCGAGATTCTTAACCAGTTTGGCGAGCTTCAACCTGATGTAAGTTTACTACGTTATCGCCTATAACATTTATCACCATATAATCTTGATGTGAGCTATTCTGCGTCTGTCAGTTTATGTTTGCATCAATTACTACTTGACCTATGATGAAAGGTTCGGCTATATGCAACCATGTTTCATATCCCATTTTATTGTGCCTTGAGCAGATTGAGCAGAAGCAGAAATATGCCATCTGGAAGGCTGCTGAAATAAGGAAAGCTCTCAAAGAGGGACGGAAGCCTGAAGCTGGCCCTCCTGGTGGGGATAAGGATGAAACACCTGTCAGTACCACCACAATTTCTCAGGTAATTATCCTGACTGACTCATGCATTTGTTTCATAATGACCGTCTCCATGCTCCTCATTCTTATTTAGTGTGTATTTGCCCCTTTTTTGTATCATAGGAGTTCAATTTGCTTCCATGGTGCTAGCACCAATCCTAAAGCTCCTTATGTCATGGGCGTTCGACTGGGCCGACGCCGAGCCTATTGGGCCTCCATTAGGGTTAGAGTTAGAGATAGAATTAGATATCCTACTTAGCAGTCAAGTAAACCTCTCCATATATAGAGAGGAGATGTATCCATTAAAGGGAATCAAGTAAGAATTATCAGGAGAGATCCTCATCTACCTCCAGGCCTTGAGATCGGACGCAGCTGTCATGGGCGCTCGACTGGGCCGACACCGAGCCTATTGGGCCTCCATTAGGGTTAAGAGTTAGAGATAGAATTAGATATCTTAGCAGTCAAGTAAGCCTCTCCATATATATAGAGGAGATGTATCCATTAAAGGGAATCAAGTAAGAATTATCAGGAGAGATCCTCATCTACCTCCGGGCCTTGAGATTGGGCGCAGCTGTCTTTGGCGTGCCCGATCTCAAGTGTCCGGTTCAGCGTCCGtttacctctctcaatctcCAATTCCCTCCTGTTCTGCATGGCTCCCAGATCAAGGCCGTGACACTTATTGAAAGCTATTAAAATTTAGCGTGTTAGATTACATCTATTTATCACTCCCTCAGTCCCTCTCACCCTAAAGGTTAATTATCTACATCGCGttttcaaaaatatattttgcCAACATTCTTAATTCATGCAATCGTAGATTCTGAGTAGTTCTTTTACTCTATGTTTCCAGATTTTATGAACAGCCACAGCAGGCAgagtttttccttcttctttgtAGAACTTAAGCTAACAGGATTTCCTCTAACCTTTCTTTAATGCTTCAACATGTCGTTTAGTTATGTTTGGAATGGAGTAGCTTCAATTGGACAGTAAAAACCAGTTATGCTGCAGTATTTTGTGCAGATTTGCAACTCACTCGTTCTGAACTATTTGTACTCTTTGGCCCTTAATCAGGATATGGGGCGAAGCCAGTCCTTCAACAGTATGCAGCATGGCACTGAAGCACCATCTCCACCTGTAGACAAGGTTATTTCCAACTTTTTCTTTAGTAATTGAAACTCACATTATTTTTACATGGTTAGATGGTTTATTTGAACAAAATATAGCTTCAGTTTTCTTGAATTATCTTTGTGTGCACAGGATTTTAGTAGGCGGGATAGCTTTTCTGCTCTGCAGCCAGGAAATAATGTGCATCGACAAAATACAGAGTTCAATGATCATCCCTCTACCCAGTCACCCTATAACTATTCACCCCCAGCACCCTCACAACCCCAGCATCCTTCTCCGTCACAATCTTATTCCTCTCCCTCGTACCAAGCAACAGACTATCCTTCTTCTGATTCCCACAAACAAAACCCCAATCATTCATCTCCTCCCTACACAAGCACAGACTACCCTACCAATGAGGTCCACAAACCACCATCCAATTATTCACCACCCCCTTACACCAGGACAGACTACCCTTCCAATGATGGCTACAATCCTCATAGCAATGATAAACCAGATGTTTCGCCATATCCTCAGACATACCAACCCCCACCCTACACAATTGAACCTCAGCACACCTCTCAAAACTTTTACTCCACTGAAGCCCCAGCTGCCCCATACAACTACCCTAATTTCCAGTCATATCCAAGTTTCCAGGACAGCACGTCGCCTTCTGTCCCAACACATCAATCACCTTCAGTCCCAACACACCAATCTTCATTCTACAGTGCAAGTGA
Above is a genomic segment from Setaria viridis chromosome 4, Setaria_viridis_v4.0, whole genome shotgun sequence containing:
- the LOC117852031 gene encoding protein HOMOLOG OF MAMMALIAN LYST-INTERACTING PROTEIN 5, with protein sequence MGSDAEPAKGLLPYLQRADELQKHEPLVAYYCRLYAMEKGLRIPQKERTKTTNSILISLMNQLEKDKKTLTLGPDDNLHLEGFALNVFAKADKQDRAGRADINTAKTFYAASIFFEILNQFGELQPDIEQKQKYAIWKAAEIRKALKEGRKPEAGPPGGDKDETPVSTTTISQDMGRSQSFNSMQHGTEAPSPPVDKDFSRRDSFSALQPGNNVHRQNTEFNDHPSTQSPYNYSPPAPSQPQHPSPSQSYSSPSYQATDYPSSDSHKQNPNHSSPPYTSTDYPTNEVHKPPSNYSPPPYTRTDYPSNDGYNPHSNDKPDVSPYPQTYQPPPYTIEPQHTSQNFYSTEAPAAPYNYPNFQSYPSFQDSTSPSVPTHQSPSVPTHQSSFYSASDGPAATSYSPASNPSAPTHYHSTADSSPQVTPAVPPASQYKYDSTYQPAVEKIAEAHKAARFAVGALAFDDVSVAVDHLKRALDLLTNPSAETH